A single region of the Demequina sp. genome encodes:
- a CDS encoding ParA family protein, with translation MPAEPGGRDPLPPADVSRETAPSPGDAFAGLGVSDDSPLAAEMIATERLRRELESRDFPRPKRTRVFAVSNQKGGVGKTTTSVNLAAALAQHGANVLVIDADPQGNASTALGVSHHSGTPSIYDVLLDEVPLARVAQRSPHVRTLWCVPATIDLAGADIELVSMVRREFRLHDALKDLLAGAGKDLDYVFIDCPPSLGLLTLNAMVTAGEVLIPIQCEYYALEGLTQLMRTVEMVQKHLNRDLHVSTIVLTMYDARTNLARDVADEVRTHFPEQTLETTIPRSVRVSEAPSFGQTVMTHDPHSPGAVAYLAIASDIASRDPGDST, from the coding sequence CTGCCCGCCGAGCCCGGTGGCCGCGACCCACTACCCCCAGCCGACGTTTCACGTGAAACAGCGCCATCGCCGGGCGACGCGTTCGCCGGGCTCGGCGTGAGCGATGACAGCCCTCTCGCGGCCGAGATGATCGCCACGGAGCGCCTGCGCAGGGAGCTCGAGTCACGAGACTTCCCTAGACCAAAGCGGACCAGGGTCTTCGCGGTCTCCAACCAGAAGGGCGGCGTCGGGAAGACCACCACCTCGGTCAATCTCGCGGCGGCTCTCGCCCAGCACGGGGCCAACGTGCTCGTCATCGACGCGGACCCGCAGGGGAACGCGTCGACGGCGCTTGGCGTGTCCCACCACAGCGGCACCCCGTCGATCTACGACGTGCTGCTCGACGAGGTGCCACTCGCCCGCGTCGCGCAGCGATCTCCCCACGTCCGCACCCTGTGGTGCGTGCCGGCCACGATCGACCTGGCGGGCGCCGACATCGAACTGGTATCGATGGTGCGCCGCGAGTTCCGGCTTCACGATGCGCTCAAGGACCTTCTCGCAGGGGCGGGCAAGGATCTGGACTACGTCTTCATCGACTGTCCGCCGAGCCTGGGGCTGCTCACCCTCAACGCGATGGTCACCGCAGGGGAGGTGCTGATCCCGATCCAGTGCGAGTACTACGCGCTCGAGGGGTTGACCCAGCTCATGCGGACCGTGGAGATGGTCCAGAAGCATCTCAACAGGGACCTGCACGTCTCGACGATCGTGCTGACGATGTACGACGCTCGCACCAACCTCGCCCGCGACGTCGCCGACGAGGTCCGTACGCACTTTCCGGAGCAGACGCTGGAAACGACAATTCCGCGCTCAGTCCGGGTATCCGAGGCCCCAAGTTTCGGCCAAACCGTCATGACCCACGACCCTCACTCGCCGGGCGCTGTCGCCTATCTGGCGATAGCGTCGGACATCGCCTCTCGAGACCCAGGAGACAGCACGTGA
- the yidC gene encoding membrane protein insertase YidC, producing the protein MNFLNTILAPLEWVVAAIMVIWHSIFTFFGLDPAGGAAWSLAIVGLVVTIRVMLIPLFVRQIKASRAMQMIAPELKAVQAKYKGKKDQASREAMSRETMELYAKHRTNPFSSCMPMLIQAPIFFALFRVLNQKLKTGGIGLLTPELAEQAESATIFGAKLSESFTTSVGAAAKIVSAVLIIAMVATTFTTQRQLTRKNMPKSALEGPMARQQQMIMYALPFVFIITGPNFPVGVLIYWTTTNLWTMGQQYYVIKRNPTPGSEAEALYLEKKTAKEQARAIKRGETTLEQIEAEKQAEIEAARGQRQQPKKGAPRAKRAGGPKPAESTAIVPEPEGELEASAESEETTGPAAPTPTKGPGQRNQPKKKR; encoded by the coding sequence GTGAACTTTCTGAACACCATCCTGGCCCCGCTCGAGTGGGTGGTCGCGGCGATCATGGTGATCTGGCACAGCATCTTCACGTTCTTTGGGCTGGATCCCGCGGGTGGCGCCGCGTGGTCGCTCGCGATCGTGGGACTCGTGGTGACGATCCGTGTGATGCTGATTCCGCTGTTTGTGCGGCAGATCAAGGCGAGCCGCGCCATGCAGATGATCGCCCCCGAGCTCAAGGCCGTGCAGGCCAAGTACAAGGGCAAGAAGGACCAGGCGTCGCGCGAGGCGATGAGCCGCGAGACGATGGAGCTCTACGCGAAGCACCGCACGAATCCGTTCTCTTCGTGCATGCCCATGCTCATCCAGGCGCCGATCTTCTTCGCCCTGTTCCGGGTGCTCAATCAGAAGCTCAAGACCGGTGGCATCGGGCTCCTGACCCCGGAGCTGGCGGAGCAGGCCGAGTCCGCGACCATCTTTGGCGCGAAGCTCTCCGAGTCGTTCACGACGTCCGTTGGCGCCGCCGCGAAGATCGTGTCCGCGGTGCTCATCATCGCGATGGTGGCGACCACGTTCACCACGCAGCGACAGCTCACGCGCAAGAACATGCCCAAGTCCGCGCTCGAGGGCCCCATGGCTCGCCAACAGCAGATGATCATGTACGCGCTGCCGTTCGTGTTCATCATCACCGGCCCCAACTTCCCCGTTGGTGTGCTGATCTACTGGACCACCACCAACCTGTGGACCATGGGCCAGCAGTACTACGTCATCAAGCGCAACCCCACGCCGGGCTCTGAGGCCGAAGCGCTCTACCTGGAGAAGAAGACCGCCAAGGAGCAGGCGCGAGCCATCAAGCGCGGCGAGACCACCCTGGAGCAGATCGAGGCGGAGAAGCAGGCGGAGATCGAGGCCGCCCGCGGTCAGCGTCAGCAGCCCAAGAAGGGCGCCCCGCGCGCCAAGCGGGCCGGTGGCCCCAAGCCCGCGGAGAGCACAGCAATCGTCCCCGAGCCCGAGGGTGAACTTGAGGCGAGCGCGGAATCCGAAGAGACCACTGGCCCGGCAGCGCCCACGCCCACCAAGGGCCCAGGGCAGCGGAACCAGCCGAAGAAGAAGAGGTAG
- the rnpA gene encoding ribonuclease P protein component — MLPAASRLTSSDEFSTVMRHGSRAGRNTVVVHVALTGDAKSMAGFAVSKAVGGAVVRNRVKRRLRAIMADVLPTLPAGSAVVVRALPPSAGASFVSLGADVRGAVGQALAKVSA; from the coding sequence GTGCTGCCTGCAGCCTCGCGACTGACGTCATCCGACGAGTTCTCGACGGTGATGCGTCACGGATCGCGGGCGGGCAGGAACACTGTCGTAGTGCACGTGGCGTTGACCGGCGATGCGAAGAGCATGGCCGGTTTCGCTGTTTCTAAGGCTGTAGGAGGCGCAGTGGTGAGGAACCGCGTGAAGCGTCGCCTCCGCGCGATCATGGCCGACGTTCTCCCCACTCTCCCTGCAGGGTCGGCGGTCGTTGTGCGCGCCCTTCCCCCCTCAGCCGGCGCGAGCTTTGTTTCGCTGGGCGCGGACGTGCGCGGGGCCGTCGGGCAGGCACTGGCTAAGGTGAGCGCATGA
- the yidD gene encoding membrane protein insertion efficiency factor YidD: MITQLPRQAVMGLIRGYQLVISPMTGPSCKYYPSCSHYGMEAVRVHGAFVGSGLALWRIVRCNPWSVGGVDDVPARGERLFRLHRNNRAVNAPDREQQLA, translated from the coding sequence ATGATCACCCAGCTGCCTCGCCAAGCGGTGATGGGCCTCATCCGTGGCTACCAACTCGTGATCTCGCCGATGACCGGTCCGAGCTGCAAGTACTACCCCTCGTGTTCCCACTACGGGATGGAGGCCGTACGAGTGCATGGCGCCTTCGTAGGGAGTGGACTGGCACTGTGGCGCATCGTGCGCTGCAACCCCTGGAGTGTTGGCGGTGTGGACGACGTCCCCGCCCGCGGAGAGCGCCTGTTCCGGCTGCACCGCAACAATCGTGCGGTGAACGCACCTGACCGCGAGCAGCAGCTCGCCTGA
- the rsmG gene encoding 16S rRNA (guanine(527)-N(7))-methyltransferase RsmG, producing the protein MSGDGGVEGSGVGAGGVEAGGVRDLGTDPLDGAPEVRAYLGDRYDAVRAFGLLLADQGELRGLIGPRELGRIWERHLLNSAAVVPFLGDGVVVDIGSGAGLPGLVIASMEPERRVVLVEPMDRRCAWLREAAETLGLRGVTVLRGRAEEVRDAVEGDVVTARAVASIDKLVKWSAPLLAPGGRMALLKGRSAAEELEKAKYVLRRAGLVGEVHSAPTVPGLEATTVVTLARA; encoded by the coding sequence ATGAGCGGTGACGGTGGCGTTGAGGGCAGCGGCGTTGGGGCCGGTGGTGTTGAAGCCGGCGGTGTTCGTGACCTCGGCACTGATCCGCTAGATGGAGCGCCAGAGGTCCGCGCGTACCTTGGCGACCGCTACGACGCCGTTAGGGCCTTCGGGTTGCTGCTCGCCGACCAGGGAGAACTCCGCGGACTGATCGGCCCACGCGAGCTAGGGCGCATATGGGAGCGACACCTCCTCAATTCTGCAGCCGTGGTCCCCTTCCTCGGCGATGGTGTGGTGGTCGATATCGGCTCGGGAGCCGGACTTCCTGGTCTTGTCATCGCGTCGATGGAGCCCGAGCGCCGTGTGGTGCTCGTGGAGCCCATGGACCGCCGCTGCGCCTGGCTGCGCGAGGCCGCGGAGACGCTCGGATTGAGGGGCGTGACGGTGCTGCGCGGTCGCGCCGAAGAGGTCCGGGATGCCGTCGAGGGTGACGTCGTGACGGCGCGCGCCGTCGCCTCGATCGACAAGCTCGTCAAGTGGTCGGCGCCGCTGCTGGCGCCCGGCGGGCGCATGGCGCTCCTCAAGGGCAGGAGCGCCGCCGAGGAGCTCGAGAAGGCCAAGTACGTGTTGCGCCGCGCCGGCCTCGTCGGTGAGGTTCACAGCGCTCCAACCGTGCCCGGCCTTGAGGCGACGACCGTCGTCACGCTAGCCCGCGCCTAG
- the rpmH gene encoding 50S ribosomal protein L34, translating into MSKRTFQPNNRKRAKTHGFRLRMRTRAGRSILAARRRKGRTEISA; encoded by the coding sequence GTGAGCAAGCGGACCTTCCAGCCGAACAACCGCAAGCGCGCCAAGACGCACGGCTTCCGCCTGCGCATGCGCACCCGTGCGGGCCGCTCCATCCTGGCGGCTCGTCGCCGCAAGGGACGCACCGAAATCTCGGCGTAG